The Paenibacillus sophorae genome has a segment encoding these proteins:
- a CDS encoding AraC family ligand binding domain-containing protein, with amino-acid sequence MSKLMDYMISPYPIRIIDPKVEASKLKLQSIRVGQVGHLPGRTLFRMGVTFPHWAFVYVAAGAGTYAENGGRRQPVRDGSLFFFRPGCIYDFGPSPDGNWDEYYINFTGSRIKEWREAGLLVEGTVFRVEETHHLGARFEEVMEWMEGGNPRDADRAALALEGMLLDCCGLGENGRPDAEDSMQLIREDLHSCIYGEFDASQDGAPQQRLSPS; translated from the coding sequence ATGTCCAAGCTCATGGATTATATGATCAGTCCGTATCCAATAAGAATCATTGATCCGAAGGTGGAGGCCTCCAAGCTGAAGCTCCAATCGATTCGGGTGGGCCAGGTCGGTCATCTCCCGGGAAGAACGCTGTTCCGTATGGGTGTAACGTTTCCTCATTGGGCCTTCGTCTATGTAGCAGCCGGCGCCGGCACTTACGCCGAGAACGGAGGAAGACGGCAACCTGTTCGGGACGGAAGTCTCTTCTTTTTCCGGCCGGGGTGCATCTATGATTTCGGTCCCTCGCCAGATGGGAACTGGGACGAGTATTATATCAATTTTACAGGCAGCCGGATAAAGGAATGGAGAGAGGCGGGACTTTTGGTGGAAGGAACCGTCTTTCGGGTAGAGGAAACGCATCATCTCGGGGCGAGATTCGAAGAAGTGATGGAGTGGATGGAGGGGGGGAACCCCCGCGATGCCGACAGGGCGGCACTGGCGCTGGAAGGGATGCTCCTGGATTGCTGCGGTCTGGGAGAGAACGGCCGCCCCGATGCCGAAGACAGCATGCAGCTCATCCGCGAGGATCTGCATTCCTGCATTTACGGGGAATTCGACGCTTCGCAGGATGGTGCGCCGCAGCAGCGGCTATCCCCTTCATGA
- a CDS encoding helix-turn-helix transcriptional regulator has product MVRRSSGYPLHEYIHRLKMAEAKNLLLNTPLQVQEISGMLHYNDPFYFSRLFKKYMGISPQESRGNV; this is encoded by the coding sequence ATGGTGCGCCGCAGCAGCGGCTATCCCCTTCATGAGTATATTCACCGGCTGAAGATGGCCGAGGCCAAGAATCTGCTGCTCAACACCCCTTTGCAGGTGCAAGAAATTTCAGGCATGCTGCATTACAATGATCCCTTTTATTTTTCAAGGCTGTTCAAGAAATACATGGGAATCTCTCCGCAGGAAAGCCGGGGCAATGTGTGA
- a CDS encoding sensor histidine kinase → MIILALGLLAHLFTAFFWSFRHRPHAVMVSVSIEMLLILLLAIGTGGYNSPFKLYSLNPILIAAGSLSFYFCWSLLTGYFAIFLGFCYFFYKSADDTLASILLDNGNLFLALALTATFMQLLLKLRRQREEAEARTDEMLEHIKSLYHIVETSSEHDFMNIGQVITDYALKLTKLNKALFWFAGSSGGPSLVSRQTGWLPEEEESLFGELKKYEPEWRRQKEPIFRSIPGFGDMLLMPVRMSTRFVGVIGVKLEAHEGLEGRRWYIQQLMFLAELSAITLERHELSVTENRLIVTNEQNRIADEMHDSVSQSLFGIVYAAHSLKQACRKMTPSQLEEQIELIHDSATKAAKELRITIYSLSSKKSGGPTWLGMVRSHLKSLSRLNDVEIDFKVKGDDFSLPYPYHKALFRIISEATGNAIRHGGAGNIEVELTLKPRWIGLAIRDDGIGFDTDLLWTRSEEGTSGLGMKNMQHLASSLGGDFQLSSNENAGTQILISIPVGVVELKNA, encoded by the coding sequence TTGATCATCTTGGCGCTGGGCCTGCTGGCTCATCTGTTTACCGCCTTTTTTTGGAGTTTCCGGCACAGGCCGCATGCCGTTATGGTGTCGGTTAGCATCGAGATGCTGCTGATCCTTCTGCTGGCCATTGGTACAGGCGGATACAACAGCCCGTTCAAGCTGTATTCGCTTAATCCCATTTTGATTGCGGCGGGTTCCTTGTCTTTTTATTTTTGCTGGAGCCTGCTGACTGGCTATTTTGCCATTTTTCTTGGATTTTGCTATTTTTTTTATAAATCGGCGGACGACACATTAGCCTCCATTCTGCTGGACAACGGAAATCTGTTCCTGGCCCTTGCGCTTACGGCGACCTTCATGCAGCTGCTTTTGAAGCTTAGGCGGCAGCGGGAGGAGGCCGAGGCGCGCACGGACGAAATGCTTGAGCATATCAAATCGCTGTATCACATCGTGGAAACCTCAAGCGAGCATGATTTTATGAATATCGGACAGGTGATTACCGACTATGCCCTCAAGCTGACGAAGCTTAACAAAGCGCTGTTCTGGTTCGCGGGCAGCAGCGGGGGGCCGTCGCTTGTGAGCCGCCAGACCGGTTGGCTGCCCGAAGAAGAAGAATCTCTATTCGGGGAGCTCAAGAAATACGAGCCTGAATGGCGGCGTCAGAAGGAGCCGATATTCAGAAGTATTCCCGGATTCGGCGACATGCTGCTGATGCCGGTTCGGATGAGTACCCGGTTTGTGGGTGTCATCGGAGTAAAGCTTGAAGCGCATGAGGGACTGGAGGGCCGGAGATGGTACATCCAGCAGCTGATGTTCCTGGCGGAGCTCAGCGCGATTACGCTGGAGCGCCATGAGCTGAGCGTTACCGAGAACCGCCTAATTGTAACCAATGAGCAGAATCGGATTGCCGATGAAATGCATGACAGCGTCTCGCAGAGCCTGTTCGGCATCGTGTATGCGGCTCATTCCCTCAAGCAGGCCTGCCGAAAAATGACGCCCTCCCAGCTGGAGGAGCAGATTGAGCTGATCCATGATTCGGCGACCAAGGCTGCCAAGGAACTGAGGATTACCATTTACAGTTTGAGTTCCAAGAAAAGCGGCGGACCGACCTGGCTCGGTATGGTAAGATCGCATCTGAAAAGTTTGTCGAGATTGAATGATGTCGAGATTGATTTCAAAGTGAAGGGCGACGACTTCAGCCTGCCCTACCCTTATCACAAAGCGCTTTTCCGGATTATATCCGAAGCGACCGGCAATGCCATTCGTCACGGCGGCGCCGGCAATATTGAGGTTGAGCTGACCTTGAAGCCAAGATGGATCGGACTGGCTATTCGCGACGATGGCATCGGCTTCGACACCGATCTGCTGTGGACCCGTTCGGAAGAAGGGACAAGCGGACTCGGAATGAAGAATATGCAGCATTTAGCAAGTTCCCTTGGCGGTGATTTCCAGTTATCCAGCAACGAAAATGCAGGTACCCAGATTCTGATTTCAATTCCGGTAGGCGTGGTTGAATTAAAGAACGCATAA
- a CDS encoding response regulator, translating to MEIVIVDDHPLVRRGLAAVISMQPNLKFAGEATNGEEALRVFEEVRPDLVLIDLKLADESGIDVIKAARRRGIESKFILLTSSASREDFLKAEEVLVDGYVLKEALPEELLFAIQLVYKGRKYYDPGLMEDKMRMSGKGPTDELTPKEREVLIELGQGACNREIASRLFISEFTVKKHVSQILAKLQVADRTQAALYANAVGLTKYEMSVE from the coding sequence ATGGAAATCGTCATTGTGGATGATCACCCCCTCGTGAGAAGAGGGCTGGCAGCAGTTATTTCCATGCAGCCCAATTTAAAATTTGCGGGCGAAGCAACGAACGGCGAAGAGGCTCTGCGCGTCTTTGAAGAGGTGCGCCCTGATTTGGTGCTGATCGATTTGAAGCTTGCCGACGAGTCTGGGATTGATGTGATCAAGGCGGCGCGCAGACGCGGAATCGAAAGCAAGTTCATCTTACTGACATCGTCGGCGAGCCGGGAAGATTTCCTGAAAGCGGAGGAAGTGCTGGTCGATGGCTATGTATTAAAAGAGGCGCTGCCGGAGGAGCTGCTGTTTGCCATTCAACTGGTCTACAAGGGCAGGAAGTATTACGATCCCGGTCTGATGGAAGACAAGATGAGAATGAGCGGCAAGGGTCCGACGGATGAATTGACGCCCAAGGAACGGGAAGTGCTGATCGAGCTGGGGCAGGGCGCCTGCAACCGGGAGATTGCTTCCCGGCTCTTCATCAGCGAATTCACGGTCAAGAAGCATGTCAGTCAAATTTTGGCCAAGCTTCAGGTTGCGGACCGAACCCAGGCCGCGCTTTACGCGAACGCGGTCGGGTTAACCAAATACGAGATGTCTGTCGAATAA
- a CDS encoding YveK family protein — MEKTILDYLNLIKKRLWLIVLFVLISCSTTYYVSKNYVVPVYSASAQLLVNNAADLPEGNNLNNLNFSLNLIGSYKEIIKSPAIMDRVAAAHPEFGLTGDGLSSKVTIRSSEGSQIINLSVEDKSYAKAAGIANAVSQTFIRTLPELMNLNNVNFLTPADPKDVPGPINAGFTMNLIISFVVSLMAALGIILLLETLNGSLRSEKEAVHEFGLPVIGTIPVIRKRDLGKDGDNKARVGEGAYAAVK, encoded by the coding sequence GTGGAAAAGACGATTTTGGATTACCTGAATCTGATCAAAAAAAGGTTATGGCTCATCGTGCTGTTCGTACTGATCTCCTGCAGCACCACCTATTATGTCAGCAAGAATTACGTGGTTCCCGTCTATTCCGCATCTGCGCAGCTGCTGGTGAACAACGCCGCTGATCTGCCGGAAGGCAATAACCTGAATAATCTGAATTTCAGTCTCAATTTGATCGGAAGTTACAAGGAAATCATTAAATCGCCGGCCATTATGGACCGTGTCGCCGCTGCACATCCGGAATTCGGGCTTACGGGCGACGGGCTTAGCTCCAAGGTAACCATCAGATCTTCGGAGGGAAGCCAGATCATCAATCTCAGTGTGGAAGATAAAAGTTATGCAAAGGCAGCCGGCATCGCCAATGCCGTATCGCAGACTTTCATTCGCACCCTGCCGGAATTGATGAATCTGAACAATGTCAACTTCCTCACTCCTGCGGATCCGAAAGATGTTCCTGGGCCGATAAACGCTGGATTTACGATGAATCTGATAATCAGCTTTGTCGTATCGCTGATGGCGGCTCTAGGTATTATCCTGCTGCTGGAGACGTTGAACGGCTCCCTTCGCTCCGAGAAGGAGGCGGTGCACGAGTTTGGTCTTCCGGTCATCGGAACCATTCCGGTCATCCGCAAACGCGACCTCGGCAAGGATGGAGACAACAAAGCAAGAGTAGGGGAGGGAGCGTATGCTGCGGTTAAGTAA
- a CDS encoding CpsD/CapB family tyrosine-protein kinase, giving the protein MLRLSNSLIAERNPQSHVSESFRSLRTYIRQLGLLQGGGKSLLFTSGGAGEGKTTVLANLAVSFVQDGKKVAVVDCNLRSPGLHTVFGVENGEGLADCLSGQKEAGKISVYGNLANLTIVTAGASSVSPPDLLGNAKMTELLEELKGTHDLVLLDTPPAVEYSDARVLAPLTDGVIIIARYGKSKRDSIRKVKTLMEQSGTTILGIAINQVK; this is encoded by the coding sequence ATGCTGCGGTTAAGTAACAGCCTCATAGCCGAACGAAATCCACAGTCGCATGTGTCTGAATCATTCCGCTCGCTTCGCACCTACATCCGTCAGCTCGGGCTGCTGCAGGGCGGAGGAAAATCGCTGCTCTTCACATCCGGCGGGGCGGGGGAGGGAAAGACGACCGTTCTGGCCAATCTCGCCGTATCCTTTGTGCAGGACGGCAAGAAGGTCGCAGTTGTGGATTGCAACTTGCGCAGCCCCGGCCTTCATACAGTGTTCGGAGTGGAGAATGGCGAAGGGTTGGCTGACTGTCTGAGCGGCCAGAAGGAGGCAGGCAAGATCAGCGTGTACGGCAATCTCGCCAATCTAACCATCGTGACGGCAGGAGCCTCATCCGTCAGTCCGCCTGATCTGCTGGGAAACGCCAAGATGACGGAGCTGCTGGAGGAACTGAAAGGAACCCATGATCTCGTTCTGCTGGACACGCCCCCGGCGGTGGAATACAGCGATGCCCGGGTGCTTGCGCCGCTCACGGACGGCGTTATCATCATTGCCCGTTACGGCAAGTCGAAGCGGGATTCGATCCGCAAGGTCAAGACACTGATGGAACAATCCGGGACAACCATTCTCGGTATTGCCATAAATCAAGTCAAGTGA